The DNA sequence TAAACAGCCAGTTCAGTGACCAGAGCAAACGCCTGCGGGATGTCGTCGCGGGTGCCGGGGCGGATAGAAATCATTCGGTAGGAACGGATTGGGGGTGGTGAGGGAAAAATATTGGTCGATGGAAGATACGCGAATTTTCGGTTAGTCGTTGGTTTCGCTGTTCTTGATGAGCCGCTGCCATTTGGTCAGCGCAGCCTGGAAATCGGCGGGGAGGGGCAACTCAAACTGAAGCCACTCCTTGGAACGGGGGTGAACAAAACCCAGCGACCGGGCGTGGAGTGCCTGACGGGGAATGAGTTTGAACGCATTCTCAACGAAGGTCTTATAGGTACCGTTGGGCATACCGCGCACGATCCGGTCACCACCATACATGGCGTCGTTGAAGAGCGGGTGACCAATGTGTTTGAAGTGAGCCCGGATCTGGTGGGTACGGCCCGTTTCCAGATTGCACTGCACCAGCGATACGTAGCGAAGGGCTTCAAGAGTTTTGTAATGGGTAACGGCCCATTTGCCTTTCGCTTCGTCGTCGTAGATGGCCTGCACCTTGCGGTCTTTGAGCGCCCGGCCAATGTACCCGGTAATGGTGCCGTCAGCGGGTTCGGGTACCCCCCAGACGAGCGCATTGTAGGTCCGCTCGATACTGTGATCGAAAAACTGGCGGGCTAGGTGCGTCATGGCAAATTCCGTTTTGGCAATCACCATCAACCCGGATGTATCCTTGTCGATACGGTGAACGAGGCCCGGGCGAGCTTCGCCATTGCGGCCCGTGGGCAGGTTCTGGAAGTGGTACACCAGAGCGTTCAGCAACGTACCATCCCAGTTGCCGTGGGCGGGGTGGACCACCATGCCCGGCGGTTTGTTAATCACCAGTAGGTCGGCGTCTTCAAAGACAATATCGAGAGGAATATTCTCGGGTTTGATGTCGGTGTCGCGGGGTGGGTGCGGCAGCGATACCGTAATGACGTCAAGGGGACGTATTTTATAACTGGCCTTGATCGGTTTGTCGTTCACCCGTACCGATTCGGATTCGATACCGGCCTGGAGTTTGGTTCGGGTCGCGTTCTGTAACCGATCCATCAGGAACCGGTCAATCCGCAGGGGACTTTGCCCTTTATCGACTACGATGCGGTGATGTTCGTATAATTCGTCGTCTTCTTCTAAAATTTCGTCTCGCTCGTCTGTCACAGATTGACTTGATTAACGCAGATTTGAACCGTCAATCAAGCCACGAAGATACGACATGCCTGACATAACGCAGCAATTCGCGCAGTTTGTCGCCAATTCACCGCTGACGGAACTCTCAGATCCATTTCCGGAACCACTGCCAATCCGGTTATACCTCAAGCGAGATGATCTATTACATCCGCAGGTATCGGGCAACAAATGGCGCAAACTAAAGTATAATCTACTGGCCGCCCATGAACAGGGGCTGAACACGCTCCTGACGTTCGGGGGCGCTTTTTCCAATCATCTGTACGCTACTGCTGCCGCCGGACAACTGACTGGTTTGCGCACCATCGGTATCGTGCGGGGGGAGGAACTGGCCGGCTCTCCCCTGAATCCAACGCTGGCTTTTTGCCAGTCGCAGGGAATGCAGCTGCATTTTGTCAGCCGGGATGCCTACCGGCAAAAAGATGAACCGGCCTATC is a window from the Spirosoma rigui genome containing:
- a CDS encoding RluA family pseudouridine synthase; amino-acid sequence: MTDERDEILEEDDELYEHHRIVVDKGQSPLRIDRFLMDRLQNATRTKLQAGIESESVRVNDKPIKASYKIRPLDVITVSLPHPPRDTDIKPENIPLDIVFEDADLLVINKPPGMVVHPAHGNWDGTLLNALVYHFQNLPTGRNGEARPGLVHRIDKDTSGLMVIAKTEFAMTHLARQFFDHSIERTYNALVWGVPEPADGTITGYIGRALKDRKVQAIYDDEAKGKWAVTHYKTLEALRYVSLVQCNLETGRTHQIRAHFKHIGHPLFNDAMYGGDRIVRGMPNGTYKTFVENAFKLIPRQALHARSLGFVHPRSKEWLQFELPLPADFQAALTKWQRLIKNSETND